The Lycium barbarum isolate Lr01 chromosome 11, ASM1917538v2, whole genome shotgun sequence genome contains the following window.
TTTCCGGTGCCATTCATTCTTACTCCTGCAGCTATAAATAGGTTTAAATTCTTTACCCAATACGTTGAATCTAAAGGATATATACTTGATGAATACCTTAGTTAATCCTCTGGATAATACAGTAATAACATCTACATGTGTGAATGTAGTAGCGAAAGAATGGTCAAATAGCCGGCAGGtttgttcccccccccccccccccccccccccctcccctcccctTCCTGTATACTTATTTGCTATTAAAGCTTTTGTTGGTAAAAACTTATTTACACCTGGTGTTTACATCAAGTCAATGAAAGTAAAACCTTGCATATACACTTTGTAATATTCAATCATGATTAACTGATGCACTTTCATTTTGATTTGTTGATTTTTAAAGTTAATTGTTTAGTTAAGTATAAATCTAGTAAAtatttgccctttttttttttctttgggaaTAGGTCTTTGCATGAAATCCGTGGTTTGTCCGGTGGGACCATTGATGGAGAAACGTGATAACTCCAAAATGCTTAGAATGTATGATTTGAAATATCATGTTAAGGTGATAAAATGCCGTCTAGTGTATGCCTTAGGGATATGTTATTTTCGAAGTTAGCAAGTCCAACATTCCTTCGCCATGGCCTGTAATCCTCTAAATTGACAACTAGCTAGGGAGCCGACTAAAAAGTTCCTAGCTTTAACTCTTTTggttttcattttaattttcagGAGTTTTACATGCGTACAGACAAAGAAACGAACAAGTTTGTAGAAACATACAATGTTACTGACCAAAGTACGGAGCCGGGAAAAAATTAAATGTAAATGAGTTTTAACTTCTATACATAAatagtaatttaaaaaaaattataccatTCAAACCACAAGCCTTTTCGACTCTTGAAGGCATAACCCACCTTAGAATCTTAGAATTAAGCAGTTCAATTCAACTATACTTGCCTTAGCTCACTCATTCAGGCAGGTGAAATCAGGTAAAGGATCTTTGTTCAAGTTGGTCGATTAATCCCTCCTTTCTTTCCCACGCATCCTGACACATTCCCACTTAACACTCCTTTAATTAGAGATATTGCCTTATCCACTATATCAATTGATTTCAATATAAAGTGGTTATTACAGTTGGAAGTCTAACCTTCTGAATTTAAACTGTGTGCTTTTGGTTGGTAAACTCTGGTCTCTGGCAGACTGTATAGATACAGAAACCTTTATTTCTTATAAGTTGAAGATGGGGGACTACAATACCTTAGAGCTCTGTAAAAATTGGTGATGTGAAGGAGAATGAAGATGGTAGACGTGAGACCTTGTTAGAACGGAAAACTGTCGAATGTGAATTTCTTGCACGTATATCTTTTCCGACTCTGTTCGCCACTTACTGGTCGGGCCAAGCTTTTCCTCTTTCGACAGTCCAAACTACAACGAAATTCGTACATAATGACTGCCTTTACATGCATATTCCTATACTCAGTTATGCAATACCCAAATATATCTTCTCCCTAGGCGGAGATACTAGAAGCCGAGGTGTTTATAACATGCAATTCAGCGAATCAATGAAGTTATATCACCAGAAGAAGCTGGTTTTGAAGAAGGTATTTCATTGCGCATGCTGCATGCATACGACATTGTTCAGAACACTCTGTGGTCTGTACTTAAGCTTTAATTGAGAATCAAAACTTTAGCCACAAGAACTATTTCATTTGCCCTGCGAACATATATTCCAACACAAATAGATACAAGAATAAACATGAGCATTAGGTGTAGTGTGTGTTTCAATGTCAAACTATACATGAAAAAaaagtttcagaattttcaaaatgTCGCAAGGCCATAAAAAAGCTCCCTATTCATTATACAACAATTTACATCTTCCTCAAATTGTCTAACCTTGCCTGAAGGTCACTGTCTATCCCACCGTCATCATTTCCAGTTGCCTCAGCTTGCGCAACCTTGTTCTTTGCCGCTGGAGCAGCCACAGCGGAAGAAGGAGCATTTACAAGCTGGATCAATTCAAGGATCATGAACAATttagcattaaaaaaaaaaaaagacgagcAATCCATAATCCTAAATGGAAACCAGAAAAATAGTTTTCTTCGATCAGTTAAACAAGAATGATAAAATACCTCAGAATTCATATCAATTCCAATCTCATCAAGGACCTGGTTCACTAACTCTTcggtttcttcttcttcctcatctCCTTCCAAAGCGTCATCAATTGCATCACCCATTACCTCACTCACCATTTCCATCTTCTCATTTTGCCTCTCAAATTCTTGCATTATCTTCTGCAGTGCGGGTAAATTCATCTGCCTGTTCATCTGTCCCATTGCCTTTGTGACACCTTTCATTGCTTCCCCCATGGCTTGTGTGGATTTCAGAGTCTGTTATTCATGATAAAGACAATTCTTAACAAGGAAAGGAttctaattaaaaataaaaataaaaagaaaagaaaaaggagtaGATTGTAATTTTCAAGACAGCAATATCTGCAATTGTCAAAGAGTTCACCAGGAAATATTAATCTCTAAAATATAAACAGTTTTTTCTTTTGATTGTTAAAATAGCTTTGTCGATCCATTTTGAAGGATCCAAGAAATTTAGAGCATTCTAATTTAGTATGGGGGAAAAATCAACACTCATCGGGGCATATCAAGAAATTCCTCACAGCACCAAAAACAGTGGAAGTTTAGTTACTCTGCAAAGAAAACCCTGCGTGtgtgggcggggggggggggggggggattaaaaagaagaaaaccatcCTGTTGAAACATTGTTATAGAATCTGTAATGATTTTAGTATAGAGGGGCAACCCAGTACTTGGGCATGCAAACAGACTAGTTCATGAACTTCCAGCAAGATGGGGTTAAATTTCCAAATATTTAGTATTAAATATTCCGTTAGTACTAGTTCCCCTTCAACAGAATTTCCATACAAATTTACCTGATAGAGAAACTTTACACAATATCTATGAAGTGAGTCAAAAACTAATATCAATGTTGCAGAAGTTCCTGAAGAGACTGGTCGGGAATTGAAATCAAGGAATACAGTTTTTGGTACAAACATccacatataaaaagaagaaaaccatcCTGTTGAAACATTGTTATAGAATCTGTAATGATTTTAGTATAGAGGGGCAACCCAGTACTTGGGCATGCAAACAGACTAGTTCATGAACTTCCAGCAAGATGGGGTTAAATTTCCAAATATTTAGTATTAAATATTCCGTTAGTACTAGTTCCCCTTCAACAGAATTTCCATACAAATTTACCTGATAGAGAAACTTTACACAATATCTATGAAGTGAGTCAAAAACTAATATCAATGTTGCAGAAGTTCCTGAAGAGACTGGTCGGGAATTGAAATCAAGGAATACAGTTTTTGGTACAAACATCCACATATAAAAAGGTGCTTATTCTCAAGAACAGCACTAGTTTTGAAGAACTAACCAATAAAacgtactccctctgtttcaatttatgtgaacccatttgactgggcacgacatttaagaaagagtgaagacttttgaaacttgtggttcaaaataagtcttgaatatttgtgtggttgtaaatcatttcataaagtgaatttgtttccaaattaggaaagaggtcatttattttggcacggactaaaaaggaaataggttcacataaattgaaacagagggagtattaactTTCGTAAGTACCTGAATTCTGAGGGAGACGCCTTGAAGTTGGGACTTAAGCTTGTAAAATTTTTCAATCTGATGCCTTGTCCTTATAAGATCTTTTGCCATCACCTTTACAGCACCCTAAAAACAAATGAACTTAAAATCACGCAGGATTAAGTACAGTTATTCTTGCTGCATACTTGTAATATCTTCAGCATTATTCATTACTTGATCTCAAGAACAGAAAAACAAAATAGTTGCCACTTTTTCAGCAGCTCACAGTAGTCGCACTGAAGGTATATTAAGACATTTATCTGTTTTGAGATTATAAACTTTAAATTTAGTATGTTTTATAGATTTTTTGTCCACTGTTTGACTCAAAGGTTAAAACAAAACGCCCAAGACCACGTTATTTCTTGTAATTTTCTCAGTAATATGTCTAATAATCATGTTTTGGCATCTGTTAATTTTAAATGAACACTTAATATACAACTACTACTTTAAGCAGCTAAAacaatgaaaatgaagttgtgagATGGCGTCCACCACCAATAGAATAATATGCATCTTTAACAAATAGAAGTATCTGCATGCATACCATTTATTTGCGGAAATAAAAGGAGAAAAGATATATAATCGAGTTTACGATTAAGAACTACCATCTGCCCTTGCTTTGCACTTTTCTTTATTTCTGCAATAAGTTTCTTCTCTTGTGTCTGTAATCCCTGTCTCTCCCTCTCTATGTCCCTGATGGATTTATCAAGCATTCGCTTGTTTTCACGCAGGAGCTCTGAAATAAAAAATAGAATATGAAAATCCACAAAAGGAGAGGGTTAAAATATCACCCATCGTGTCACACAGAAAGCTACAACTAGACACATTAGGAAGTAAAATCCATAAGAAAAAGCTCTAAGATAGACTTATAAAGCCAAGTTGTATTAGAGGGACAAACTTATCTTAGCCAAAAACAATAGAATTATAAAGCCAaggtttcttttccttcttttttaaGGCCAAGTTGTATGAGGGACAGTAGAATTATAGAGCAAGCAGTAAATGATAGAATTATAAAGCAAATTTGTATCAGAGGGACAAacttatacaacaacaacaacaataaattcCTGCACACAAATTCCCAAGTTAACTGAACTAATAAGATTTGTTCACAAATGTAGAAGTGTGTGACCaactcatctaaaagcttaagttgttagagagagcacacttacattatttaattatattcccAACAACAACCCATAAAAACAAAAAGATAATGATTTATCCGTATCCGACAGATCCATAAACAAACGACCAGCAGGCAAAGTAGAATAAAACATTGCTATTTAGGAATGTCGCAAGTGTGAAGCTTGCAATATTATACAAGTAGGTACACCAATGACACGTCCAGTTAACAAGTCATTCAGTACTTCACCAGATGAAAAAGTCAAGATTTATGTCAAAAAGAGGTGAATTTAGTAGTATATACCTATCTGAATCAACTCAAACTTAAATATTATCATGAACATAGGATAATGAAAGTCTATAGACCTTAGTGAATCTGAAATTAGCGCCTAGAAGCTATAATACATCAAATAAATGCCTCATCAAAacattttcacttttttcacttcaTTAATGAACATTTTGCTGAACATATACCAAATTTCATTGACCTGACACTTAACTAGTAGCTGACAGTTAATTAGGTAATGGTTCCTTATTAACTAAACTTAATTAACCAAAAGCAACAAAAGAATATTTCCTACCTATGCATCACATAGAAAATATGCAACTACGAGTGAAAGGTATAAATCAAATAGTCAACCCTAATAATTTAAACCATATTCATCAAACGTTGAGGACTTGAGGTGATCTTGCGTAAGTTAACACAGATCATAACACAACATCAAATTAGACAGTACATAACAGAATTTACGCTATAAATAAAATGAAATTACCGACCAGACATCAAATTTGATACTCCCTCCAATTTAATTTGTTTGGCTTAGTTTGCacgagtttaagaaaataaaaaagagtGTGGTATTAAATTAGAGATATGTAGAAGGTGCCGGTTTTAAACATGTAATTTGAAAAGTTAAAATTAaagagtttgaaaaaaaaaaaagtagagacGCTCTTTTTTAAACTGACTAATAAGAAAAgcaagacaaataaattgaaatagagggaatAATTAGCTGGAAATAGGAACCTGCAGGAGTTTTTCTCTTGCCGAAGAGGAAACTCATGGTTGATCAGATCGGTCTTGATAACTGCTGCTTTTGACAATTATATGATTcaactcttcttcttctttggcGATTGAACAAATACCGGAGGTTTATGCCTTTGAGTTGGGGGTGGAAAGATTAGCGGGTCATTTACACGACTATCCTTCAAAGgccctggtctttaatttttcgcCCTCAAATTGGTGATTTTTAATTTTAGTCCTTCACTTAATAGTATAAGTTTCAGGGTTTAACTTCGGCTCAATCAAAAAAATTCATAAGATAGAGTTCTGTAGTTAAATTAAGCCTATTCAGGCCAAAATTAGGCTTCAGGCATAGTTTTAAATGCAAAACTCCGCCAGCATGCAAAATTTTgtctgcaaaactctaccttgtgaATCCAAATCTCTATCTTGcgaagttctttttttttttttaactggactggaattcgaacccagaaccttgaggtattaggcgaatgacaaaaattaaagaccaccaatttgagggacaaaattaaagaccagtgcttttgaagaGAAATCTGCACAAAGAAAAGAAGATTtgcgggcaatttgcacgattgcccttgtTTGGGAATGGTCTTTGATTTTTGTCCTTAAGGCCtattttttgtagaattcctaaTAGAAGAAATTCTGCCTTGCAAAATTTCGCAAGTCAAACCTTTGCCTTCAGGCAGAATGTGCcttaaaattctgccttataaggcGGACTTTTCGCGAAGTCTTACCTtgcgaaattcttttttttttttttactgcgcGGGAATTCGAATCCAAAATCTCAGAGTATTTTCGACCCCTTTTTAAgcgaaaaaaattaaagaccagcaatttgagggacaaaaatgaAAGATCATcacctttgaaggacaatccgtgcaaccaaaaaaaaaaaggcaaaagacATAAATCGATCCCTAAACTATACCCCAAAAgtcgatatcacacttaaactttagtagtgacctattacacacctgaacatcTCAAAAAGTGAATTTAATACCACCCTGATGCACACATAACCAATTGCACAAGGGGAGGTGTAATATACTCGTCCGCCACGTCAGCGTCACATCaaatttcttttaaattttaaattttaaattttaaattctttctcttttcttttagtTAAATTTTTATTTATAACCCCTCAACCTCACCCCACCCCctccactccccccccccccccaccccgcactcccttcttcttcatcttctcatgcaatttcttcattgttgttctccagtccatttgaagggcagttcgtgtaatttcttcattgtttaacaacaatgaagaaaatTTCTCCAGTCCATTtaaagggcagttcgtgcaatttcttcattgtttaacaACAGTGAAGAAAATTTAATTtatccagtccatttgaagggcaattcatgcaatttcttcattgtagTTACGTATTGTTTTttaaatttggacgaatttgagtGTAAGTGGGACGTATTGGATGATTTGTTCCTCAATTCAGTTTTTCTAATGGggtggtggtgggtgtgggtgtgggtgtgggtgtggATGGTTGGGGTtggggatgaagaagaagaggtgGAGGAGAAGAGGGTGGGTGGGGTGGGAATTAGTTTTTTATTATAATCAAAAAAAAATTTGCTTTAATTTTATTCTCGCTCtcctattatttaattataattttttttgtgcCACATCAGCTCAGAAGGTGGAATTAATATCTCTTTTttatatattaggtgtgtaataggtcactACTAAAGTTTAAGTGttgttacaccccattttaaccgggttgatttaggagtatgacgtattggtgattcctatttgttttatttaaggagtcgccacctaattaatttaacgatgaattaggacatctaaatgttaactaaggtaaagttaaaactaaacctccgttaataatctgcttaaccagtgtgattctaggtaagggctctatattatcctaaagggaaggggttaggcatcctttagaatccgttaacttacggttatccgaccaaacttaggttaattaatccagattgaatatagtgtttgaattttaagaaaaatagtTTGCTTATATTACTAAGGTTccagaaaaatataataatgctgtTTGAACTAATTTgtagagaaatataataatttcacAAAAAGAAATGTTGAGACTTATAAATGctgttaaaactttaaataataattttatttgaaaaataagatttgtaaaatataatgatttgtatatagaCAGAAGCCTTTTAAAGGAAAACCTGGCCAATTTACATTCGGAATAAAATTATATAACAGAATAATCTGAAACCATTTTTTGTAACTAATATGCAAAAAATGACAGAATTTCTTTTCTCTTGCTTGTTAACTTTATTTAACCGTGTCTAACTCAAAATATGCATAATCGAATTAATCTAAAATGTTTCTATGATATACTTGGATTAATAAGTATATATTAGTTGACGTTTAATTTTCTAATAAAAAATAATTCCTTTGATTCGAAATATGTAATTGCGCTGTTCGCAAAttgattaaataaaataaatactagATATTATAGATAGTTTTTGacgtaaaagagaaagaaaagacgAAGCTAATGGAATTAATTTATCTTTCTTAAATTAACTACTTTTCACTAAAGCTAAGTCTCATATTAGTCTAATAAGGTTCGTTTGGCTAaggaaacaaacaaataaagggttagttgcacaaatacaaatcaaatacataaaaaatgaaataaatgaataaaTGATATTAAAATGGGCTCGGCCCACTTTAAGACTGCTGAGAGACTATTCACGCTATTGGGCCTTAGtccagaatttccatttcttttATTTTGCTGCAGGCTGGGCTGACTTGGGGATGACCCGAGAATATTATGTTGGGCTTTCGGCCCAACATAGGATGCGgaggacgagtccctcggactcgcatgcgatggtcatgcataaaaataaaggaaaaggaaagaattagtataTAAATAAAACTACGGCCTAAATAAAGAAACTAAGCATACAGATTCAATCAGTATATAAGGAAAGCAAACTGAACCTATGTGGTCACTGAATGAACGTAGGCCAAGTAGGGTCATATTCAATATCTTGAACAGaggcttagtaaaaaaaaagaattccCCGAAATTATCAACATTTAATAGTAGAATTAACTGTCTAGAATGATGCATTCAATATATGCTAGATATCCCGTCATATACATGTTAAGATAAATATACAGAG
Protein-coding sequences here:
- the LOC132617853 gene encoding vacuolar protein sorting-associated protein 2 homolog 1 isoform X1, translated to MSFLFGKRKTPAELLRENKRMLDKSIRDIERERQGLQTQEKKLIAEIKKSAKQGQMGAVKVMAKDLIRTRHQIEKFYKLKSQLQGVSLRIQTLKSTQAMGEAMKGVTKAMGQMNRQMNLPALQKIMQEFERQNEKMEMVSEVMGDAIDDALEGDEEEEETEELVNQVLDEIGIDMNSELVNAPSSAVAAPAAKNKVAQAEATGNDDGGIDSDLQARLDNLRKM
- the LOC132617853 gene encoding vacuolar protein sorting-associated protein 2 homolog 1 isoform X2; the encoded protein is MSELLRENKRMLDKSIRDIERERQGLQTQEKKLIAEIKKSAKQGQMGAVKVMAKDLIRTRHQIEKFYKLKSQLQGVSLRIQTLKSTQAMGEAMKGVTKAMGQMNRQMNLPALQKIMQEFERQNEKMEMVSEVMGDAIDDALEGDEEEEETEELVNQVLDEIGIDMNSELVNAPSSAVAAPAAKNKVAQAEATGNDDGGIDSDLQARLDNLRKM